Genomic window (Methanocaldococcus sp.):
ATGATTCCTAAGCCACATACAGATTTTGAAAATGAAGAGTTTGATTTAACATCTAAGAAAAAAATTAAACATATTGAAAAAAATCTAAGGAAAGAAAGAGTTAAAGTAGAATATGAAAACTTTAACTCTATGATTTGTCAGTGTGTATTAGCAAGAGGTGATGAAACTCTTAGTAATTATCTAGATGTTTCAAAAAATCCAACAAACTTAATTAGTGCATTGAAAAAAGATAATTTATTAGATAAATACTTAAAAAAAATAGATAAAATGCCATGGAAAAAAATAATAATCTAATATTTTAAGGAGTCTTTAAATAATCTCTCTTTTGCATTTTTAAACTCTTTTTCATCTATATCTTTTTCAAATCCTAAGTATTTTAAAACTAATTCTGCATATTTGAAATATTTCTCCTCTATATCTCCTTCTCCGATATACAGTCCTTTACAGTGTCTTAAAAACCATATATCATAGGTTAATGTTAATTTTCCATCCCTTAACTGAATTGAATAAGGTCTAAATCTACAAATTAGTGGCCTAACTTTATAAATTTTGCATTTTCTAGTTTTATTATCAAAAAATATGCACTTTCCTTTAATTTCTTTTAATTCACCAATGTATCCATTAAAAAATTTAACATATCTCTTTATAACTTCATTTAATGGAATCTTTAAATATCCCGCTATTCTACCTAAATCCTTCTTAGTAACTGTTGGAGCATCACAGCAAAAACCACATTTTATGCAATGAAATGCAATTCCTCCCAAATAAACACTGAACTTTTTATTTTTATTATTTTTCATAATTTCACTTATTTCTTATTTTGACTTGAGCAATTTCTACAAAAAATACAAGGTTTTATATATCCCGCTAAAAAATCTAATGCTTCACTAATTTTTTTATGAAGTGTTTTAGGAAATTTATATATTAAATAGCCATATATAAAGCCAGTAATCACATCAACAATCCAATGCATACCTAAGATTAAAGTTGATATAGGAATTAGTATAGCCAATGTAAAGTAAATATACTTTAAATATTTTTCATCTTTAAAATGTAATGCCAATAGAAAAGAATATGCTGTATGTAATGATGGAATCTCATAAGTTGGTTTTGTAAATATCCAAAAGTATTTCATGTTTATTAAATCCTTAGCAACTCCTACCTGAAATGGTGATTTAACCACAATAATAGAATATATTATTCCTGCAAACAACCAACCAAGTGCTAAATCAATTAAAATAATATCACTTTTTAAAAAATCTTTTTTTATAAATAAATAGTATGCAATACCACAAATAATCATAAGAGAAAATCCATATAAATATATTATTTTAAAAAATTCAATAACAACTGTTGGTAATGATTGAAGAATTAAATAAAAATTTCTGTTGCATAAAGGGAGAGTCATTAATAAATTAGTAGCATCTATTGGCTT
Coding sequences:
- a CDS encoding YkgJ family cysteine cluster protein; its protein translation is MKNNKNKKFSVYLGGIAFHCIKCGFCCDAPTVTKKDLGRIAGYLKIPLNEVIKRYVKFFNGYIGELKEIKGKCIFFDNKTRKCKIYKVRPLICRFRPYSIQLRDGKLTLTYDIWFLRHCKGLYIGEGDIEEKYFKYAELVLKYLGFEKDIDEKEFKNAKERLFKDSLKY
- a CDS encoding phosphatase PAP2 family protein; its protein translation is MDRRIVVRLAVYPIAYIMWGGLMWYSQILKPIDATNLLMTLPLCNRNFYLILQSLPTVVIEFFKIIYLYGFSLMIICGIAYYLFIKKDFLKSDIILIDLALGWLFAGIIYSIIVVKSPFQVGVAKDLINMKYFWIFTKPTYEIPSLHTAYSFLLALHFKDEKYLKYIYFTLAILIPISTLILGMHWIVDVITGFIYGYLIYKFPKTLHKKISEALDFLAGYIKPCIFCRNCSSQNKK